AATAAAACAAGGGTAGAAATATTCTTCATCATAAATTTAAGGTTTTTAATATATTACAGATATAATTATATTTTTTCATTAAAAAACATATCTAAATTAAGCATTTTTTTGAGCATTATATCAAAAAACAAACTTAAATTACATTGAATAGTTTTAGATTTTTTTAACGTTAGGTCCTAAAGAATATCAACTGTTTTATGTTAAATTTACTTAATGTATAATTTAAAAACTCACTCATGAAAAAAATAATTGTTTCCTTCGCAATAATTACAGCCTTAATCATTGGTTGTAAGACTAGTACAAAATCAAGCGATGCAAAAACCTTAACTGTCAATTTAGAACCAAAAAGCAACAGTACAGTTACAGGAACTGCTACTTTTACAGAAAAGAATGGTAAAGTAACTTTTACAGCAAAAATAGCCGGTTTACAGCCAGGTGTTCATGCTATACACATTCATGAAAAATCAGATTGCTCTGCTGCTGACGGAAGTTCTGCAGGCGGCCACTGGAATCCAACTTTTAAAAAACATGGAAAATGGGGAGTTGGTGAATACCATAAAGGAGATATTGGCAATTTTACTGCAGATGCAAACGGCAATGGAACTATCACTTTGACAACAGACGAATGGGCTATTGGCGGTGATGACGAAACTAAAAATATCTTAGGGAAGGGACTAATCGTGCATCAGGGAGCAGATGATTTTACAACGCAGCCTACAGGAAATGCAGGAGGCAGGGTTGCTTGTGCCGGAATCATCAAATAATATAAAAACATAAGACATATGATAACCACTATTTTCTAAAAAATCTAGTGGTTATTTTTATTTAAAATATAATCTTCACATAAGAAAAAGATATAGATTTGTATCCTCAAATTCAACTTAATGATTAACCCATCGGCACCAGGCTGGATAGATAAGTTTTTTAATGAACAAAAGTTTTCAGAAGCAATTCCTTTTGAAACAGCTGACTCGTTTTACTATAAGGTCAGGGAAACCGGTTTCATTTACGGTCACATCATTTCTATCGATAGCCAGGTTCCTATTCCGATAAAAGGCTGGTTTAAAACCGAAATCTCAAAAACTGCTTTATTAAACACTTTATATCATGTTTTCTGCTTAGAAAAAAGAAATTCTGAACCAGCTAACTTCCTATCAGAAGTCTTGAAATTTTATAAAGAAATGAATCCGGAAGGGTTCAGTTTATTTAAAATGCTGCTTCCAAAAGATACGCCTGCACTTTCGCTGGAAAATATAATTGACCAGAGGGTACAAACCAATGACAGCATTATTAGTAAAAACTTCTCACATTTAGTAACTAATGCGCTTTTGTTTATTGATGTGCTTGCTTTTAGGAAATATTTAGAACAAGGAGAAATCCCGGAAAAATATCTCAAAAGAATTGAAGAAACTGTTTTAGGAATTGTAGGTTTAGCATTAAAAACCAAGACCGTAAAATCACAGTACGACGATTTATTAATTAAACTTTTTGAAGCTTCTATACGATATTCTAAATTTTCAAAAGTAACCGTGGATACTTTAGAAACTTTAAATCTTGATTATTTCAAAAACAAACTGGAACAATATTATTTAATCGATATGGCCGGAATGGCTTTATGGAGTGATGGTGTTGTTGAGAATGAAGAAGCATACTTTTTATATTCATTAGGATCCATGATGAATGTATCAGATGAATTTGTAAGTAATAGCATTAAAACGACTAATGCATTTATAACAACCCATAAAAGCAAAATACCATATTTCAACTATTCGAATCCGGTAAAGCATTTCTATGATCAGATGACGCACATGGTCGTAAAACTGATTATTAGAAACAAAAACAGGTTAGTCAAGGAAATTGTTCAAAGCAAGGAATTAATGATTCTTTTGGCCTATTCTACAACAAGGGATTTAGATGCCAAAGAAAAGAAAAAGGTAAAAAAACAGCTTTTAGACATCTGCAAGACGATTCCATCACTTACGATCTTTTTACTTCCAGGGGGCAGTTTGCTATTACCGATTTTAATAAAATTTATTCCCACAATGCTGCCGTCAGCTTTTAATGAAAATCTAGACGAAAATGAATAAAAAAAATCGCCTGATTGGCGATTTTTTTATTAAGCTTTAAGATTATAAATCGAGCTGGTAAACCTGATCCAGTTCTTCATTTGAACTGATTGTTACGTTCAAATCTGTTACAAAACCTGAATTTAAGCCATAAACCCAGCCATGAACCATCAAATCCTGACCATTTTTCCAGGCTCCCTGCACGATAGAAGTTTTAGCTAAGTTATAAACCTGCTCTTTGGCATTTATTTCTACAAATGCATTAAAACGTTCATCTTCATCTTCAATAGAATTCAGGTACTTGTCATGTAATCGGTATTCATCTTTAATGTGACGAAGCCAGTTATCTATGATACCTACAGACTGGTTACCCATTGCTGCTTTTACACCACCGCATCCATAATGTCCACAAACGATAATATGTTTAATTTTCAAAACATTTACCGCATAATCCAGAACACTCAGCATATTCATATCAGAATGCACTACCATATTAGCAATGTTTCTGTGTACAAAAACTTCACCTGGTTTTGCGCCAACAATTTCGTTTGCAGGAACACGACTGTCGGAACATCCAATCCATAATAATGGCGGCTGCTGTCCTTTAGCTAAATCAGCAAAATAGTTAGGATCTTTTGCTAATGAAGTTTCAACCCACTTTTTATTGTTTTCTAATAGCTGCTTATAAAACTCTCTCATCTTTTTATTTGTTAGAATGGTATTTCTATGTAAAGATACCTGATTTTTGAAGGCTTTCAAGTCATAGAACCACTTAAATTTATTTTATTTGTTTTAAAAATCTTCTTTTACTTCTTCTTTTTTAACCAATGCCCTTTTAGCCACATCATAATAATGTTCAATAGAAACATGGTTATTATTTTCAGGCGTATTCTCTAACTCATAAGCTTCTTTAAAGCCTTTAAGCTTCACTTTAATATTTTCGTCAATAGCACGGGTTTCCTTAAACTCACGAATCAAATCAAGTACATCATGCGCAATATACTCCGTATCATGGGCATTAATTATTACTTTAGAATTTTCCGGAATATCATTTAGAGTCTGTTTTATAGCAGCTTTATTCAAAAAGGAAACTTCCTGAGCTAAATCGATGTGAATAATATCGCCATCTTCATATTCTTCTTTTTTGAAGTTGTATGCTCTCTTCAGGTTTCCTCTTAATACAAAGATGATACTAATTATAATTCCCAACGCAACACCTTTCAGCAAATCTGTAGCGACAACAAAGACTAATGTTGCTATAAAAGGGATAAACTGGTATTTTCCTTTTTCCCAGAAATGCATGAAAGTTGCCGGTTTTGCTAATTTATATCCAACTAAAATCAAAACAGTTGCTAAAGTTGCCAATGGAATTTTATTTAATACTACCGGAATTGACAGTACACTGATTAATAAAAGAACTCCATGAATTATAGTTGACATTTTAGATTTAGCACCAGCATTGTTGTTTGCAGATGACCTGACCACTACTGATGTCATTGGCAAACCTCCTAAAAGTGAGCTCGCCATATTTCCTAATCCCTGTGCTTTAAGCTCAACATTTGTATTTGTATAGCGTTTCTGAACATCCATCCTGTCTGAAGCTTCAATACACAATAGTGTTTCAATAGAAGCAACTATAGCAATTGTAATACCTACAACCCAAACTTGTGGATTTGTTACGGCTGCAAAATTTGGCGTAATGATAATCGATTTAAAGTCCTCAAAAGATTTTGGAACTGGCAACGAAACTAAATGTTCTTTTCCAATAGCAAGTGAACTTCCTGAAGATGTAAAAAATTCATTCAGGACAACTCCTAAAATTACAGCTACCAGGGCTCCTGGAACTAATTTTAATCTTTTCAAAAACGGAACTTTGTCCCATGAAATCAAGATAACCAATGATATCAGGGAGATTACTACGGCTCCTAATTGAATATGATTAATTACGTCAAATAAAAATGAAAAAGAATTACTTCCGTCATTTTGGACAAAAGCCTGATCACCTTCATAATCAGCATCATAACCAAAAGCGTGTGGAATTTGTTTCAGGATTATGATAATTCCGATACCTGCCAGCATTCCTTCGATTACGTTAGTCGGAAAATAATTCGAAATACTACCTGCCTTTAAAAACCCTAATGCTAACTGAATTACACCCGCTATAAAAACAGAAAGTAAAAACACATCAAAAGCACCAAAATCAGTAATAGCAGTTAATACAATTGCTGTTAGTCCTGCTGCAGGTCCGGAAACGCTGATATGGGACTGGCTTAAATAACCCACTACGATTCCGCCAATAACACCTGCTATAATTCCTGAAAATAAAGGTGCACCCGAAGCCATTGCTATACCTAAACACAATGGAAGAGCCACCAGAAAAACCACTAAACCAGAAGCGAAGTCAGATTTAAGGTTGGCAAAAAGATTAATTTTTTTTGTCATGATATAATACTAAAATAATGTATAAAAAAACTACTGCATTTGTATAAATACAGTTGGTTCAAAATAATCGGAAGTATTATACGAAGTTTGGGGGTGGTGCAAAAATGCTTGGAGAGATATTGTCAAGTTTTACAATGTTTCCTGATACTATAATTTTTGATTCTGTAAAAACAGGCATTGTCAATTCATGATCAATAGCGTCAGCATAAACTGCGGCCTTAATTTCTTTATGAGATTTTTCTTCTTCAGAAATATTGATTGTTATAGCCGCGTTGTTGCTTTTCTTTATCATTGCCACAATTGTTGGGGTTGATAAGAAGGCAATAAATATGAATAATAATATGCGGGCTACTAATTTCATCTGAACAAAAATAATGTTATAGATGTAAAATCAAAGTGTTACGTTAAAATTTTTATAGAAATTTAACATTTATAAAAAAGCTGAATAATTGATCTTCGTTATTCAGCCTCCTAAAAATCTCACTAACAATATCTTACAATTCCTCTTCAAGCCATGCATTCATCATCCAAATTGTTTTTTCCTGCTCGGAAATGAAATCACTCATCATTGAATTAGTACCTTCATCATTGATCTCTCCAGATTGATTAAGAATATTTCTTTCAATTTTCAACAAATCAGATAATGAATTTACAATGAGCTGAACTGATTTTTCATCGTTCGAAATATTCTTCCCAATTGTAAGTTTATTGTTTTTAATATAATCTTCGAAAGTATGCAATGGTATTCCGCCAATTGTCAAAACTCTTTCGGCTATCATATCAATTTTTAATTGTGCATCAGTATACAATTCTTCAAATTTTACATGTAAATCGAAGAAACGTTTTCCTCTGATATTCCAATGAATTCCTCTTAAATTCTGATAGTAAATCTGAAAGTTTGATAGCAGTACGTTCAATTCATTTACTACTAATTCTGATTCTTTAACGGGTAGTCCTAAAATATTTGTTTTCATCTTTATCTATTTTATAGTATGTTTTTTATAAATTTAAAATAAGTTGTTCTGAAAAAGCATAGTTAAAAATTATATTTTCTTATTTTTGCATCACAAAATACTATGAAATGACTATTACTCAATTACAATATGTTTTAGCAGTGGCTGAACATAAAAATTTTACATTAGCTGCAGAAAAATGTTTCGTGACTCAGCCTACATTAAGTATGCAAATACAAAAAATTGAAGAAGAACTTAATATTTTAATTTTTGACAGAAGTAAAAAACCCATTCAGCTTACTGATATTGGCCAAAAAATTGTAAATCAGGCAAAGAATATTGTAAACGAAGCAAATCGTATCCAGGATATTGTAGAGCAACAGAAAGGTTTTATTGGAGGAGAATTCCGTTTAGGGATAATACCAACCATAATGCCTACACTTTTACCGATGTTTTTAAATAATTTTATAAAAAAATATCCAAAAGTAAAACTTTTGATTGAGGAGCTAAATACAGATGAGATCATTGTAAAATTAAAAAATGGCCATTTGGATGCTGCTATAGCCGCAACTCCTCTCGAGGATGAAAAAATCAAGGAAATCGTATTGTATTTTGAGCCTTTTGTCGCTTACATTCCTGAGCATCATTCGGTTTACCAAAAAGAAGAAATCGAAGTTTCTGATTTAAACATCAATGAAATTTTATTATTACAAGACGGACATTGCTTTAGAGACGGGATCCTGAATTTGTGCAAAAACGCTACAGAAATCGAACAAAACAATTTCCAGATACAAAGTGGAAGTTTTGAGACCCTTATAAAATTAGCAGATGAAGGTTTGGGGACCACATTGCTTCCTTATCTTCATACCTTAGATTTGAAGGAATCTGACAAATTAAAACTGCGTAATTTTAAAGAACCAAAACCTGCGCGTGAAGTAAGTTTAATTTACCCAAAAAGCGAATTAAAAATGCAGATTATTGATGCTTTAAGAAGTACAATTGCAGGTGTTGTAAAAGGGGCTATTGTTTTCCAGAACGTTCAAATCATTAGTCCTTTGCAAAAAAAATAGTTCGATTAATTCCATAATTAGTCTTAAAAATAAAAAATCGTATCGGAGTTTTAATTCGAATACGATTTTTTATAATTTAATTGAAATTTATTTGATTCCCTTTTTAAGTTTTTCAACAGAAGGGTCTTCCAAAAGTTTTATTTGATTAACAACAATCTGTGCTATTTCTGTTGCGCCTTTCAAGGAAAGATGTGTATCATCTGCTTTATCTTCTTTATAAAAAGGATTTTCCCCCGCTTTAAAATGCAAATGCAGTTGCTTTGATTTTTCAGGACCATAAGACTGTTCCAACAGTTCTGTATAGTATTCTAAATCTATAAAAGGAACTTTATATTCCTGGGCAACCAATCTTGTTTCGAGAGGATAATCTCCATGCGTACCAATTAAAACACCTTTTTCATTAAAGTTTCTTCTTGTAATTGAAGTCAGTAAAATTGGAATTGCTCCCTTTTCGCGACTTTCTTTTACGAAACGAATTAAATTATGCCTGTAAGTAGTATGTGGATTTGTATAACGCAATGAATCCATGTTTTTTTGGTCATTATGCCCAAACTCAATAAAAACATAATCCCCTTTTTTAAGACTATTATAAACTGCCTCCCATTGTTTTTCAGCAATAAAGCTTCTGGTACTTCTTCCGTTTAAAGCCCTGTTATCTATAACAATATTATCTTTAAAAAAAGGTTGTAAAACCTGAGCCCAACCGTGTTCCGGATTTTTATCAGGATCTTTTTTGTTTGCCATTGTCGAATCACCGATAGTGTAAACGGTAGTCTTTTGTGCAAAACAAACGGTTGAAACCAACCAAAAAATTAATATGTACTTTTTCATTTTATTTGTATTAAACTATTTTGCTGCTGAAGGAACTGTAGCTTTTTCTCCGATGAAAACTTCATTCAGAATGACATTTTCAGCATTTGTACTTGAAATAGCATTTTTTGCTGACTTAATTTCGATATTGTTTAAAGAGATATTCTTGATTTTTTTATCTGCAAAACCCTGTATGACAATACCCGAAGCAGATGCTTTATTACACGAAATATCAGAGAAAAACACATTTGAAATTTCAGACTGATATCCTTTTCCCTCTCCGTGGTAATTTGCGGTTATATAAAGACAGTCTTCTACTTCATCCAGTTGAATATTCCTAACAAAAACATTTTTTATGAATCCTCCCCTGTCAGCGTTAGTTTTCAGATAAATTCCTCTTTTCAGATAACCAACTGTTTTGCAATTTTCCACAAAAACATTTTTTACACCTGCAGACATTTCGCTTCCAATAACCACTCCGTGAAGTCCTTTGAAATTGCAGTTTCTGATAATAATATTTTCACTTGGAGTCGCTGAGTTGGCTCTTCCTTCATGATCTCTTCCTGCTTTTATAGCAACATTATCATCTCCATTATTGAACGTTACATTTTCAATTAAAACGTTTTTGGCATACTCAGGATCAATACCATCATTATTATAATTTAATGATTTGTAACTTATCCCTCTGATGGTTATACTTTCAGACTTGAGCAAATGCACACACCAAAAAGGCGAATTTTCAATTCGAACATTTTCAATCAATATATTTGAACAGTTAAAAAACTGAATCATCTGCGGACGCAAAAAGTAACCTGTTCCAAATTTTCTGTCTATTAACGGAACATTCGTATGGTTCATTTCGCGACTGAGTTCTTTCCCTTTTCCTTCTTTTGCCTTAAAAGCTTTCCAGGTCTTCCCTCCTTCTCCATCAATTGTTCCTTCACCGGTTATTGCAATATTTTTACAATCGTAAGCGTATATTAACGGACTGTAATTGTATAGCATTGTACCTTCCCAGCTGGTTAAGACCATTGGCAGAAAATCTTCTGGCTTGTCGCTAAATTTAATCTTAGCTCCTTTTTCAATTTTCAAATTCACATTGCTGACAAAATGAATCGGGCCGTTTAAAAGATAAATCCCTTTTGGAACTACAATTGTCCCCCCATTATTCTTTTTACACAATGCCATTGCCTTATCGAAAAAAGGTTTGTTATTGGAAACCGAATCCCCTTTTGCTCCCAGCTTTGCCACACTAACCTGATAAGAAGGTATTTTTGGCAACTGAATAACATTTACAATCGAATCTACCTTTGTTGTTGGGAATTTATTTTCCTGAGCAAAGGCAATTACTGAAAACAATAGAAAGAAAAGAAGTCTAATATTCATGATTTGTATTTTGTCTGACTCAGAAAAAACAATTAGCGAATCAATTCTTAAAAATTACTCTGAATCACTGCTTTCTAAATTATTCTTTTTTGCCCATTTCTTATATTTTTTAAGAACTTCTTTCGGCTCATTAGAATACCATGAATAACCATTTCTTCTTTCTTCTCCAATATCAGTTATAAATCTTTTTTTAATTCCGTCACGGTCACAAAAAATTGCCTCATTAGTATCAAGTTCTGCAAATCTTGGCCAAATTGGCGCACTATCTACCATAGGATACATTTTTTTTCCTATAATTTTACCGTCTTCATCATAGATGCGTTCTTCTTTAAGATTCGTTATTTTTGTTTTTTCAAACCAGTCGTAAGCGCTTTTTACGGCTGTCTTAATTTCCGGTGAAGGATTATCAATAGACATTAAAAATAATACAACTTTTGCAGATTCCTTTCCGCTTAAAGAAGCAAGTTCATAAGCTCTTGCATCAGCTGGCGCAAAAGTAACTTCATCATGTTGTGCACACCAAACTGTGAGAACACCATTTTGTTTATATTGCGTTTTTAAAATACATTCAATCCCTTTACTAACTGCAATTTTGGCTTTGTCAATAACCTCCTGCGATGGTTTAATACTGTAGTACGGGGTTTCGTTTGCTATTTCCTTTAATACATTCAAAACATCCACCATCGAATTATCATTATAGGTAATATGTGTGTAGTAGCCTTTTTTTAACGGAAAGTATTGAGGCCAGCCACCATTAGGATATTGTGCAGAAAGTAAATAATTCACTGCTCTCAAAAATGAATCTTTATATCTTTCATCTTTTGTCTGCGCATACATTTTTGAAACAAAAAGTATTTCCTGAGTCGTAGCTCTATTATCGATTGTACAATCTTTTGCTATTGGCTTTAGGGCTACTAATTTAGCTTTTTCTTCTTCTGTCAGTTCATTAAGCATTGGAATATTTTTAGGCCAGCCTCCAATATCCCTTTGGTAAAGCAAAACATTTTCGCCTACTTTTTTACCTTCTTCAGATCCAAACCAGGCGGAGTAACTTTTTACAATTAAGTCCGGCCATTTTTTGGCTTTATCCTGTGCATTTACATGACAGCCAGTAATGATTAGAAGTAATAACGCTGTCTTTTTGAATTGATTCATTTAATTGGTTAATTTTAGTTATTTATTTAGTTATTTAGTTTTAGTCAGTTATTCTGAACCAGTCAATTGCTACGCTTCCCGCATCATTTATAACTCCTTCTCTAAGAGCTAAAAATCCTATCTTAGCGCCTATCCATTTTCCTTCTCTGGCTGTAAAAGTGTCACCTATTGCATTGAATTTTTGTCCATCTTCACTATAGAAAAAATTACATATTCCTCCCGATTTTACTTTTACCTGCAGGTATATTGTCCTGTCTTTTATTGCGATTCTCTTATTCTCAGATTCAACTCCTTTTTTATCCGATCTTAAAGCTGTTTTTTGCGAAAGAAATAATTTTCCTTCGTTTTGCTTGAGACATAGAAAACTATAATCGAGTCCCATGATAACCAGACCTGTATATTCTCCATCGAATCTGGAGTTGAAAGTAATTTTTGTAGTCGCCGTAAACTCATTTGCCGGGAATTTTTGCAAAAGTAAATTGGGAATATCAAACAGGTTATTATAATCTTTAGGGACAGGGATACAATTCAAATTATAGTAACCC
The Flavobacterium flavigenum genome window above contains:
- a CDS encoding superoxide dismutase family protein, translated to MKKIIVSFAIITALIIGCKTSTKSSDAKTLTVNLEPKSNSTVTGTATFTEKNGKVTFTAKIAGLQPGVHAIHIHEKSDCSAADGSSAGGHWNPTFKKHGKWGVGEYHKGDIGNFTADANGNGTITLTTDEWAIGGDDETKNILGKGLIVHQGADDFTTQPTGNAGGRVACAGIIK
- a CDS encoding LETM1-related biofilm-associated protein — translated: MINPSAPGWIDKFFNEQKFSEAIPFETADSFYYKVRETGFIYGHIISIDSQVPIPIKGWFKTEISKTALLNTLYHVFCLEKRNSEPANFLSEVLKFYKEMNPEGFSLFKMLLPKDTPALSLENIIDQRVQTNDSIISKNFSHLVTNALLFIDVLAFRKYLEQGEIPEKYLKRIEETVLGIVGLALKTKTVKSQYDDLLIKLFEASIRYSKFSKVTVDTLETLNLDYFKNKLEQYYLIDMAGMALWSDGVVENEEAYFLYSLGSMMNVSDEFVSNSIKTTNAFITTHKSKIPYFNYSNPVKHFYDQMTHMVVKLIIRNKNRLVKEIVQSKELMILLAYSTTRDLDAKEKKKVKKQLLDICKTIPSLTIFLLPGGSLLLPILIKFIPTMLPSAFNENLDENE
- the can gene encoding carbonate dehydratase, which gives rise to MREFYKQLLENNKKWVETSLAKDPNYFADLAKGQQPPLLWIGCSDSRVPANEIVGAKPGEVFVHRNIANMVVHSDMNMLSVLDYAVNVLKIKHIIVCGHYGCGGVKAAMGNQSVGIIDNWLRHIKDEYRLHDKYLNSIEDEDERFNAFVEINAKEQVYNLAKTSIVQGAWKNGQDLMVHGWVYGLNSGFVTDLNVTISSNEELDQVYQLDL
- a CDS encoding SulP family inorganic anion transporter, encoding MTKKINLFANLKSDFASGLVVFLVALPLCLGIAMASGAPLFSGIIAGVIGGIVVGYLSQSHISVSGPAAGLTAIVLTAITDFGAFDVFLLSVFIAGVIQLALGFLKAGSISNYFPTNVIEGMLAGIGIIIILKQIPHAFGYDADYEGDQAFVQNDGSNSFSFLFDVINHIQLGAVVISLISLVILISWDKVPFLKRLKLVPGALVAVILGVVLNEFFTSSGSSLAIGKEHLVSLPVPKSFEDFKSIIITPNFAAVTNPQVWVVGITIAIVASIETLLCIEASDRMDVQKRYTNTNVELKAQGLGNMASSLLGGLPMTSVVVRSSANNNAGAKSKMSTIIHGVLLLISVLSIPVVLNKIPLATLATVLILVGYKLAKPATFMHFWEKGKYQFIPFIATLVFVVATDLLKGVALGIIISIIFVLRGNLKRAYNFKKEEYEDGDIIHIDLAQEVSFLNKAAIKQTLNDIPENSKVIINAHDTEYIAHDVLDLIREFKETRAIDENIKVKLKGFKEAYELENTPENNNHVSIEHYYDVAKRALVKKEEVKEDF
- a CDS encoding Dps family protein; the encoded protein is MKTNILGLPVKESELVVNELNVLLSNFQIYYQNLRGIHWNIRGKRFFDLHVKFEELYTDAQLKIDMIAERVLTIGGIPLHTFEDYIKNNKLTIGKNISNDEKSVQLIVNSLSDLLKIERNILNQSGEINDEGTNSMMSDFISEQEKTIWMMNAWLEEEL
- a CDS encoding LysR substrate-binding domain-containing protein; translation: MTITQLQYVLAVAEHKNFTLAAEKCFVTQPTLSMQIQKIEEELNILIFDRSKKPIQLTDIGQKIVNQAKNIVNEANRIQDIVEQQKGFIGGEFRLGIIPTIMPTLLPMFLNNFIKKYPKVKLLIEELNTDEIIVKLKNGHLDAAIAATPLEDEKIKEIVLYFEPFVAYIPEHHSVYQKEEIEVSDLNINEILLLQDGHCFRDGILNLCKNATEIEQNNFQIQSGSFETLIKLADEGLGTTLLPYLHTLDLKESDKLKLRNFKEPKPAREVSLIYPKSELKMQIIDALRSTIAGVVKGAIVFQNVQIISPLQKK
- a CDS encoding rhamnogalacturonan acetylesterase — translated: MKKYILIFWLVSTVCFAQKTTVYTIGDSTMANKKDPDKNPEHGWAQVLQPFFKDNIVIDNRALNGRSTRSFIAEKQWEAVYNSLKKGDYVFIEFGHNDQKNMDSLRYTNPHTTYRHNLIRFVKESREKGAIPILLTSITRRNFNEKGVLIGTHGDYPLETRLVAQEYKVPFIDLEYYTELLEQSYGPEKSKQLHLHFKAGENPFYKEDKADDTHLSLKGATEIAQIVVNQIKLLEDPSVEKLKKGIK
- a CDS encoding glycoside hydrolase family 28 protein, which translates into the protein MNIRLLFFLLFSVIAFAQENKFPTTKVDSIVNVIQLPKIPSYQVSVAKLGAKGDSVSNNKPFFDKAMALCKKNNGGTIVVPKGIYLLNGPIHFVSNVNLKIEKGAKIKFSDKPEDFLPMVLTSWEGTMLYNYSPLIYAYDCKNIAITGEGTIDGEGGKTWKAFKAKEGKGKELSREMNHTNVPLIDRKFGTGYFLRPQMIQFFNCSNILIENVRIENSPFWCVHLLKSESITIRGISYKSLNYNNDGIDPEYAKNVLIENVTFNNGDDNVAIKAGRDHEGRANSATPSENIIIRNCNFKGLHGVVIGSEMSAGVKNVFVENCKTVGYLKRGIYLKTNADRGGFIKNVFVRNIQLDEVEDCLYITANYHGEGKGYQSEISNVFFSDISCNKASASGIVIQGFADKKIKNISLNNIEIKSAKNAISSTNAENVILNEVFIGEKATVPSAAK
- the pelA gene encoding pectate lyase, which encodes MNQFKKTALLLLIITGCHVNAQDKAKKWPDLIVKSYSAWFGSEEGKKVGENVLLYQRDIGGWPKNIPMLNELTEEEKAKLVALKPIAKDCTIDNRATTQEILFVSKMYAQTKDERYKDSFLRAVNYLLSAQYPNGGWPQYFPLKKGYYTHITYNDNSMVDVLNVLKEIANETPYYSIKPSQEVIDKAKIAVSKGIECILKTQYKQNGVLTVWCAQHDEVTFAPADARAYELASLSGKESAKVVLFLMSIDNPSPEIKTAVKSAYDWFEKTKITNLKEERIYDEDGKIIGKKMYPMVDSAPIWPRFAELDTNEAIFCDRDGIKKRFITDIGEERRNGYSWYSNEPKEVLKKYKKWAKKNNLESSDSE